In a genomic window of Phaeobacter inhibens DSM 16374:
- a CDS encoding DUF6927 domain-containing protein: MGWLFYTDRRVQTYADEKAEITRLCTFEGGTRKTELVKACKVGSTWYAAAKVTNLDGTAVEDATYVTDPDGSFTFGAVFLTRYDDGCWGYKDMEESAGPNESRAPLGLIELLSNLKDPDSYAHAWRQRCRDWASIPDYEEGDKIRLATPVTLTDGSTCQIVTATHYRRGRQKRRCYRIEETGGLVRLSKATLVGSVLLSSAKGEASPVLAEFLAGQGD, from the coding sequence TCCAGACCTACGCGGATGAGAAAGCGGAGATCACCCGGCTCTGTACCTTCGAGGGAGGCACGCGCAAAACCGAATTGGTCAAGGCCTGCAAGGTCGGCTCCACCTGGTATGCAGCGGCAAAGGTCACCAATCTCGACGGCACCGCTGTCGAAGACGCGACCTATGTGACCGATCCGGATGGCTCCTTCACTTTCGGGGCTGTCTTCCTCACCCGATACGATGACGGCTGCTGGGGCTATAAGGACATGGAGGAAAGCGCTGGCCCGAACGAGTCTCGTGCTCCGCTTGGGCTGATCGAGCTTCTCTCCAACCTGAAAGACCCGGACAGCTACGCCCATGCCTGGCGCCAGCGCTGCCGGGATTGGGCGTCGATCCCCGACTACGAGGAAGGCGACAAGATCAGGCTCGCCACCCCTGTGACACTCACCGATGGCAGCACCTGCCAGATCGTCACCGCGACCCACTACAGGCGCGGGCGGCAAAAACGCCGCTGCTATCGTATCGAGGAAACCGGCGGGCTCGTGCGCCTGTCTAAAGCTACGCTTGTGGGCTCGGTGCTGCTCAGCTCCGCAAAGGGCGAGGCCAGTCCTGTGCTGGCGGAATTTCTGGCGGGGCAGGGGGACTGA